One region of Candidatus Omnitrophota bacterium genomic DNA includes:
- a CDS encoding MiaB/RimO family radical SAM methylthiotransferase, with protein sequence MKSEESSKTKPRLYIKTFGCQMNLRDSEEIAGIFMEKGWALEDSPEKTDVAIFNTCSVRKHAEDRAISNIGELKALKKKRPGMVIGVVGCMAKARGRKIMETLPIVDFIAGPANIYDIPATVESILVNRREAIIATDKEARPYVANIAYHTKGISALVTIMEGCNNFCSYCIVPYVRGREVGRPAESIIEEIKSLADKGYKEVTLLGQNVNSYRSKFQRVAADGALGPAARSSGDEVLGRQDPPDFDFIRLLERINDINGIERIRFLTSHPKDAGEDLFKAMRDLPKVCEHLHLPLQSGSDKILKSMNRGYTAADYLKKVEMLRRYVPDCAITTDVIVGYPGESDEDFIMTKKLLEDIAFNSAFIFKYSPRPPAKAGGLEDDVPKKVKEERNQDLLKLRDKISGLKDNEFIGGQTEVLVEKVCRKEKHKVTGKNRQNIKVALVGTSELIGRLKTVKVSSVFGHTLVGGAMLFMVLAGGIFSNSAKAETTAAIEGYFVSGDYENTVREGIKALEMSKEKDKVFYMIGTSLNKLGRYDLARKNFNSLIEMFPKSGLAPLAQLGIADSYYLGGDYKGAMAGYEKYIARYPRSQGAATAYFRIAKCEQKEGRWKDARNHYQKVRSDFPSSFEAQMSAQALREETLYFTVQVGSFNKKANALKLCDELVKKGYDASIVKLQDEESNKVRVGKLNSREEAEELAKKLRAEGLPTKVLP encoded by the coding sequence ATGAAATCCGAAGAATCATCGAAAACCAAGCCCAGGTTGTACATAAAGACGTTCGGCTGCCAGATGAACTTACGGGATTCGGAAGAGATAGCGGGCATATTCATGGAGAAGGGCTGGGCGCTTGAGGATTCGCCCGAAAAGACGGATGTCGCGATATTTAATACCTGCAGCGTTCGCAAGCACGCCGAGGACCGCGCGATAAGCAATATCGGCGAACTTAAGGCCTTGAAGAAGAAGAGGCCCGGGATGGTGATCGGCGTAGTAGGTTGCATGGCAAAGGCGCGGGGCAGGAAGATCATGGAAACGCTGCCTATAGTCGATTTTATAGCCGGGCCGGCTAATATTTACGATATCCCCGCGACGGTCGAAAGCATTCTCGTGAACCGCAGGGAGGCCATCATCGCGACCGATAAGGAGGCCCGACCGTATGTCGCTAATATCGCGTACCATACGAAAGGCATATCCGCCCTCGTGACTATTATGGAGGGCTGTAATAATTTCTGTTCGTACTGCATCGTGCCGTATGTGAGGGGCAGGGAGGTGGGAAGGCCGGCGGAAAGTATTATTGAGGAAATAAAATCGCTGGCTGACAAAGGATATAAGGAAGTTACGCTGCTTGGTCAAAATGTAAACTCATATAGGTCAAAGTTTCAGCGGGTGGCTGCCGACGGAGCCCTTGGCCCCGCCGCACGAAGCAGCGGGGACGAGGTGCTCGGCAGGCAGGACCCGCCGGATTTTGATTTTATTAGATTATTGGAGCGCATTAACGACATCAATGGCATTGAGAGGATTCGCTTTCTCACGAGTCATCCTAAAGATGCAGGAGAGGACCTATTTAAGGCGATGCGCGACCTCCCGAAAGTATGCGAGCATCTCCATTTGCCTTTGCAGTCCGGTTCTGATAAAATCTTAAAGTCGATGAACAGGGGCTATACTGCCGCCGATTACCTGAAGAAAGTCGAGATGCTCCGCAGGTATGTCCCGGATTGCGCGATAACCACCGATGTCATAGTGGGATATCCCGGGGAATCGGACGAAGATTTCATTATGACAAAAAAACTCTTGGAGGATATAGCGTTCAATTCCGCGTTCATATTCAAGTATTCCCCGCGGCCGCCGGCAAAGGCGGGCGGGCTCGAGGATGACGTGCCGAAAAAAGTCAAGGAAGAGCGCAACCAGGACCTGCTGAAGCTGCGGGATAAGATATCAGGCCTGAAGGATAATGAGTTCATAGGCGGGCAAACAGAAGTCCTCGTTGAAAAAGTGTGCAGAAAGGAAAAACATAAAGTGACAGGAAAGAACAGGCAGAACATAAAAGTCGCCCTGGTCGGGACGTCCGAACTGATAGGCAGGTTAAAGACGGTAAAGGTCAGCTCCGTTTTTGGGCATACGCTGGTCGGCGGCGCTATGTTATTCATGGTCCTGGCAGGGGGGATATTTTCTAACTCCGCCAAGGCAGAAACAACAGCGGCCATAGAAGGATATTTCGTGAGCGGCGACTACGAGAATACCGTGCGCGAAGGCATAAAGGCCCTTGAGATGTCCAAGGAGAAAGACAAGGTCTTCTACATGATAGGCACGAGCCTGAACAAATTGGGCCGGTACGACCTCGCCAGGAAGAATTTCAATTCGCTGATAGAGATGTTCCCTAAGAGCGGCTTGGCCCCGCTCGCGCAGCTGGGTATAGCCGACAGTTATTACCTTGGCGGAGATTACAAGGGCGCCATGGCCGGATACGAAAAATACATCGCCAGGTATCCCAGGTCGCAGGGAGCGGCCACTGCCTATTTCAGGATCGCCAAATGCGAACAGAAAGAAGGCAGATGGAAGGACGCAAGGAACCATTACCAGAAAGTGAGGTCGGATTTCCCGTCCAGCTTTGAGGCGCAGATGTCCGCGCAGGCCCTGCGCGAAGAGACCCTGTATTTTACCGTCCAGGTCGGCTCGTTCAACAAGAAGGCGAACGCGCTCAAGCTCTGCGACGAACTTGTCAAGAAGGGTTACGATGCCTCGATAGTAAAATTGCAGGATGAGGAATCCAATAAAGTGAGGGTCGGAAAACTGAACTCGAGGGAAGAAGCGGAAGAACTCGCGAAAAAACTTCGCGCCGAAGGGCTCCCGACAAAGGTCCTCCCGTAA
- a CDS encoding class I SAM-dependent methyltransferase, with protein MGKRRGIKSTNKTTKDWFNRWSNEYDNTLGKISFHRELLGLMVKNSSVRDGDRILDIGCGTGLLSLKFLQKADCDVTGIDLSKEMMTIFEDKINKLGLGGRVRLKEMGAESLGFDEGAFDLAVSSVVLHHVKDKLPALKKIFKVLKPGGRLMVGEVDMDTTGSHSDVKRLKRIVDVLVQEWVPALEDVGVKAFAQMYDNGKKHILNDGEYCVGLEQWAGLCRKAGFGPVSIKRVPRQRAFGTVIATKPVR; from the coding sequence ATGGGTAAGAGACGCGGAATAAAAAGCACAAATAAAACTACAAAGGACTGGTTTAACCGTTGGTCCAACGAATACGACAATACGCTCGGCAAGATCAGTTTTCACCGCGAACTGCTTGGTCTGATGGTGAAAAATTCTTCGGTCAGGGACGGGGACAGGATACTGGATATCGGCTGCGGGACAGGGCTATTGAGCCTGAAGTTCCTGCAGAAGGCGGATTGCGACGTGACCGGCATCGACCTGTCAAAAGAGATGATGACAATTTTCGAGGATAAGATCAATAAACTGGGATTGGGCGGCAGGGTACGCCTGAAGGAGATGGGCGCGGAGTCATTGGGTTTCGATGAGGGGGCTTTCGACCTGGCCGTCTCTTCCGTCGTGCTTCACCATGTTAAGGATAAGCTGCCGGCTCTGAAAAAGATTTTCAAGGTCCTTAAGCCGGGCGGCCGCTTGATGGTCGGCGAGGTCGATATGGATACGACCGGCAGCCATAGCGATGTTAAGAGGCTGAAGCGGATCGTCGACGTCCTGGTGCAGGAATGGGTCCCGGCCCTGGAAGACGTAGGCGTGAAGGCATTTGCCCAGATGTACGATAACGGAAAGAAGCACATATTGAACGACGGCGAATACTGCGTGGGCCTTGAACAATGGGCAGGGCTTTGCAGGAAGGCCGGTTTTGGCCCGGTTAGCATAAAGAGAGTCCCGCGCCAGAGGGCGTTCGGGACGGTCATAGCGACGAAGCCGGTCCGTTAA
- a CDS encoding EamA family transporter, which yields MIKIILLVLLSEILAAVGHLLFKKTTNTVEAHDLKKVDGHIRFLGDVFAKPSIWAGLAVMAASIVVWLMALAEGDLSLVYPLGSVQYILILFSAHIFLNEKIDKMKLLGTFLVVLGIVFLTIS from the coding sequence ATGATCAAGATAATATTGCTGGTATTATTGTCGGAGATCCTCGCGGCGGTCGGCCACCTCCTTTTTAAAAAGACCACCAATACGGTGGAAGCGCATGACCTCAAGAAGGTCGATGGCCACATCCGCTTTTTAGGCGATGTTTTCGCGAAGCCGTCGATATGGGCCGGGTTGGCCGTTATGGCCGCAAGCATTGTCGTATGGCTGATGGCGCTTGCCGAGGGCGACCTGAGCCTGGTATATCCGCTCGGAAGCGTGCAATATATCCTGATCCTCTTCTCTGCGCACATATTCCTGAATGAAAAAATAGACAAGATGAAGCTCCTGGGCACGTTTTTGGTCGTGCTCGGCATAGTTTTCCTCACCATAAGTTAG
- a CDS encoding EamA family transporter, which produces MKSHLNLKIFLLIISNDVVDTIAQLVMKKGLNDSSLLVWAGILIYVLNFFIWIVILYKVDLSIAMPVGSSSYILVPLAAIFFLHEHVDLIRWIGIACIVLGVYFVSQSKKPAEKGLQP; this is translated from the coding sequence ATGAAGAGCCACCTGAACCTGAAGATATTCCTGCTGATCATATCGAACGATGTCGTAGATACCATAGCCCAGTTGGTGATGAAGAAAGGCTTGAACGACTCCTCATTATTGGTGTGGGCCGGGATCCTTATTTATGTGCTGAATTTTTTTATCTGGATCGTAATCTTATACAAGGTCGACTTGAGCATAGCGATGCCGGTTGGAAGCTCCTCGTATATCCTCGTGCCGTTAGCGGCGATATTCTTTTTGCATGAGCATGTGGACCTGATAAGATGGATCGGCATCGCCTGTATAGTGCTGGGGGTATATTTTGTTTCGCAGAGCAAGAAACCGGCGGAGAAAGGCCTGCAGCCATGA
- a CDS encoding GNAT family N-acetyltransferase: MNLTASKHRDGPPLKTNIVRKISEIPAGDWNKVFPDVLESYDFYRTLDGSGLEQFTFYYLMVYDGEAPVGAATCFLMRYPLDTSIVGPLKRMINSVKKRMPGILSIKTLICGMPIGLGRMGITGDTDAVMDAILGAMEEIAAKNGAAILAFKDFDKSYSNELDPLRERGFSRFDSLPFAELDVRFKDFEEYMKSLSGATRYDLKRKFRKAGNLAPVELEIAEKLEEGVLRDIYRLYLDMVAKHDMGFELLTIDFFRNVSVNMPGRVKFFLWRIKGKLVAFQFCLVSKEIMIDYYVGFDYSVAHEYYLYFIAFRDSLDWCISHGVKKYEIGATGYEPKRRLDFDFRHVYLYIKFRNRMLRPFFNLMCQFLKFENFDPDLRKAKEKRPS, translated from the coding sequence ATGAATTTGACGGCTTCAAAACACCGCGATGGGCCGCCGTTAAAAACTAATATCGTAAGAAAGATATCCGAGATACCCGCCGGGGATTGGAATAAGGTCTTCCCGGATGTCCTTGAAAGCTATGATTTTTACAGGACCCTGGACGGATCCGGCCTCGAGCAGTTCACCTTTTATTATCTGATGGTCTATGACGGCGAGGCTCCTGTGGGGGCCGCTACCTGTTTTTTAATGAGATACCCGCTGGATACCAGCATCGTGGGGCCGCTTAAGCGTATGATAAATTCCGTAAAAAAACGCATGCCGGGTATATTGAGTATCAAGACCCTTATTTGTGGAATGCCGATCGGGCTGGGGAGGATGGGAATAACCGGGGATACGGATGCGGTCATGGACGCGATCCTCGGGGCCATGGAAGAGATAGCGGCGAAGAACGGCGCCGCGATACTGGCGTTTAAGGATTTCGATAAGAGTTATTCGAACGAGCTGGATCCGCTCCGGGAACGCGGATTTTCAAGGTTTGACAGCCTTCCGTTTGCCGAGCTCGATGTCCGTTTCAAGGATTTCGAGGAATACATGAAGAGCTTAAGCGGGGCTACCCGCTATGACCTGAAGAGGAAATTCAGGAAAGCAGGTAACCTCGCCCCGGTCGAACTGGAGATCGCGGAGAAGCTCGAAGAGGGAGTATTGCGGGATATCTACAGGCTTTATCTCGATATGGTCGCGAAACACGATATGGGATTCGAGCTGCTGACCATTGATTTCTTCAGGAACGTATCCGTGAACATGCCGGGCCGCGTGAAATTTTTCCTGTGGAGGATAAAAGGGAAACTTGTCGCGTTCCAGTTCTGCCTGGTCTCGAAAGAAATAATGATCGATTATTATGTAGGTTTTGACTACTCGGTCGCGCACGAATACTACCTTTATTTCATAGCGTTCCGGGATTCTCTGGATTGGTGCATAAGCCACGGCGTAAAGAAATACGAGATAGGCGCTACCGGCTATGAGCCGAAGAGAAGGCTCGATTTCGATTTCAGGCACGTTTATCTTTATATTAAGTTCCGGAACAGGATGCTGAGGCCATTCTTCAACCTGATGTGCCAATTCCTGAAATTTGAGAACTTTGACCCGGACCTGAGGAAGGCGAAGGAGAAGAGGCCGTCATGA
- a CDS encoding isoprenylcysteine carboxylmethyltransferase family protein codes for MDIRERLKRWFKLRFAVLYPFAVFVAVFANCDDRSLKYGIWFIAAGELIRLWANGYAIKSEKLTTSGPYAFVRHPLYLGTMLLIVGFIIFLRVYYIGTALLAVMAIVYSGTIKEEEGMLGRKFKEYAAYKKKVPALFPTVFPYREGEKWGFSSERFFRSQEYKPVLWIAIVVIAFYLKGKFMVEGEPVDAGKIRLMAVVVLLVMADISGEIVKWFNRRKR; via the coding sequence ATGGACATCAGGGAAAGGCTCAAGAGGTGGTTTAAATTACGTTTCGCCGTTCTATACCCGTTCGCGGTATTTGTCGCCGTCTTCGCGAATTGCGACGACAGGTCGCTGAAATACGGCATCTGGTTCATAGCCGCCGGGGAACTTATCCGGTTATGGGCGAACGGATACGCGATAAAATCGGAGAAGCTCACGACTTCCGGCCCGTACGCCTTCGTGCGCCATCCTCTCTACCTGGGAACGATGCTTCTTATAGTCGGTTTTATCATCTTTTTGAGGGTTTATTACATAGGGACGGCGCTTCTGGCCGTCATGGCGATCGTATATTCGGGAACGATAAAAGAGGAAGAAGGGATGCTGGGAAGGAAGTTCAAGGAATACGCCGCATACAAAAAGAAGGTCCCTGCGCTGTTCCCGACGGTCTTCCCGTACAGGGAAGGGGAGAAATGGGGTTTCAGTTCCGAGCGTTTTTTCCGCAGCCAGGAATACAAGCCGGTGCTGTGGATCGCGATCGTTGTCATAGCGTTCTACCTGAAAGGAAAATTCATGGTGGAGGGGGAACCGGTCGATGCCGGCAAGATACGGCTGATGGCCGTCGTCGTCCTCCTTGTGATGGCGGACATATCCGGCGAGATCGTAAAATGGTTTAACAGGCGGAAGAGATGA
- a CDS encoding aminotransferase class III-fold pyridoxal phosphate-dependent enzyme, producing the protein MLSKQKLGKSSSRSRENKLLDLEARYCSWGDTVHYSDRLNIFDRSEGIYLYDKQGTEYLDLQMWYSAANFGYKNKRLNAALKKQLDKLPQLACQYLHEEKILVAAKLAQRMERTYETKGRVHFNVGGSAAIEDSLKVVRNSSGGKSLVFAFMGGYHGRTLAASSITSSYRYREKYGHFSDRACFIPYPYCFRCPYDKKRDYCDLYCLKQFERLFESEYYSVVNNKTNKCEFAAFYIEAVQGTGGYIIPPTDYFSGLKEILDRYKILLVDDEVQMGFFRTGKFWALEHFNVTPDIVVFGKALTNGLNPLSGIWAKEELISPAVFPAGMTHSTFSSNSLGTAVALETLKIIDEENFAVSVPKKGEYFVSRLKNLMKKYPQIGDVSGLGLALRVEICHKDGFTPDRQLTDAIMNIGLSGNLKTGSKKRGLILDVGGYYKNVFTIAPSFYIKESEIDLAVDLFEEALKKGIAGTDS; encoded by the coding sequence ATGTTGTCGAAACAGAAGCTGGGCAAGAGCTCTTCGCGCTCAAGAGAAAATAAACTCCTGGACTTAGAGGCCAGGTATTGTTCATGGGGAGATACTGTCCATTATTCGGACAGGTTGAATATCTTCGACCGTTCCGAGGGCATCTACCTGTATGACAAGCAGGGGACCGAGTATCTCGACCTCCAGATGTGGTATTCGGCCGCCAACTTCGGTTACAAGAACAAGCGGCTGAACGCGGCCCTCAAGAAACAGCTCGATAAACTGCCCCAGCTCGCCTGCCAGTATTTACACGAAGAAAAGATACTAGTGGCGGCTAAACTGGCGCAGAGGATGGAGCGGACCTACGAGACTAAAGGAAGGGTCCATTTCAACGTCGGCGGTTCCGCGGCCATAGAGGATTCGCTTAAAGTGGTCAGGAACTCTTCCGGCGGCAAATCGCTCGTCTTCGCCTTTATGGGAGGCTATCACGGCCGTACGCTGGCCGCCTCATCCATTACCTCGAGTTACCGGTACAGGGAGAAATACGGCCACTTCTCGGACAGGGCCTGTTTCATACCCTATCCCTATTGTTTCAGGTGCCCATACGACAAGAAGCGCGATTATTGCGACCTCTACTGCCTGAAACAGTTCGAGCGGCTCTTCGAATCCGAATATTATTCGGTCGTCAACAACAAGACTAATAAGTGCGAATTCGCCGCGTTCTATATTGAGGCGGTCCAGGGGACCGGCGGCTACATAATCCCGCCGACGGATTATTTTTCCGGACTGAAGGAGATACTCGACAGGTATAAGATATTGCTGGTCGATGACGAGGTCCAGATGGGCTTCTTCAGGACCGGCAAATTCTGGGCGCTCGAGCACTTCAACGTGACGCCGGATATAGTGGTATTCGGGAAGGCGCTGACTAACGGCCTGAACCCGCTTTCGGGCATATGGGCCAAAGAAGAGCTGATCTCTCCGGCCGTCTTCCCCGCCGGGATGACGCACTCGACTTTTTCCTCTAATTCGCTCGGGACGGCAGTTGCCCTGGAAACGCTCAAGATAATAGACGAGGAGAACTTCGCCGTTTCCGTCCCAAAGAAAGGCGAGTACTTTGTATCCCGCCTTAAAAATTTGATGAAAAAATATCCGCAGATAGGCGACGTATCCGGCCTTGGGCTCGCGTTAAGGGTCGAGATCTGCCATAAGGACGGATTTACGCCGGACAGGCAGCTCACCGACGCTATAATGAACATCGGCCTTAGCGGGAACCTGAAGACCGGCTCTAAGAAGAGGGGGCTTATCCTCGATGTGGGCGGTTATTACAAGAACGTTTTTACGATCGCGCCTTCTTTCTATATCAAGGAGAGCGAGATCGACTTGGCCGTTGACCTATTCGAGGAGGCGCTAAAGAAAGGCATTGCCGGTACGGATTCTTAA
- a CDS encoding MtnX-like HAD-IB family phosphatase, giving the protein MVKMPLDFSKCNVYFDFDNTMTAFDVLDDIIEKFSINRDWVVFENAWQKGEIGSRECLKWQMRSVRATKPKLSRYLDKVRLDDNFQELFGYLKRKGAETAILSDSFSFFIERILSKNGVRGIKLYSNRLRFSKNKLIPTFPHTDKSCSHCANCKKTHIFKLRGRGRTNIYIGDGLSDICPAEHSDIVFAKGSLQEHFTKTKKEFIPFKNLRDVYSWFQEAGNVVETEAGQELFALKRK; this is encoded by the coding sequence ATGGTAAAGATGCCGCTCGATTTTTCCAAATGCAACGTCTATTTCGATTTCGATAATACCATGACCGCTTTCGACGTGCTGGATGATATCATAGAGAAATTCTCGATCAACAGGGATTGGGTGGTCTTTGAGAACGCGTGGCAGAAAGGGGAGATCGGCTCAAGGGAATGCCTTAAGTGGCAGATGCGCTCGGTCAGGGCGACGAAACCAAAGCTGTCCCGTTATCTCGATAAGGTCCGGCTCGATGATAATTTCCAGGAGTTGTTCGGGTACCTGAAACGCAAGGGCGCAGAGACGGCGATATTAAGCGACAGCTTTTCTTTCTTCATAGAGCGCATCCTGAGCAAGAACGGCGTGCGCGGCATAAAACTGTATTCAAACAGGCTGCGTTTCTCGAAAAATAAACTAATCCCGACTTTCCCGCATACCGACAAATCCTGCTCCCATTGCGCGAACTGCAAGAAGACGCACATCTTTAAATTGCGCGGGCGCGGAAGGACCAATATATATATCGGGGACGGCCTTTCCGATATCTGCCCGGCCGAACATTCCGATATCGTTTTCGCAAAAGGGAGCCTTCAGGAGCATTTCACGAAAACCAAAAAAGAATTCATACCGTTCAAGAACTTAAGAGATGTTTATAGCTGGTTCCAGGAGGCGGGTAATGTTGTCGAAACAGAAGCTGGGCAAGAGCTCTTCGCGCTCAAGAGAAAATAA
- a CDS encoding alpha/beta fold hydrolase — protein MALIFSLDQGRAGKAEFRDLGDGIFLKGQNGRAVILIHGLTGTPNEMKSLGISLNRKGYTVVCPRLKNHGAPLDVLKDMTWEDFYQSVKEAYMKVKDDHEFIAVSGLSMGALLALVLADEFPEKIKGVSCLSPTLFYDGWNTPWYNFFFPLATHTPLRNFFYHKEDPPYGVKNKEMQKRLHNYYSTAVISDTSKIAEYGYPYFPVVLLCQLKALVRHVTARLKDITVPVQLIQAKDDDISSVKNSQFIYDGVGSKTKEIVMLYDSYHCITADQERKTVTARVEEFFEKIHNGDAK, from the coding sequence ATGGCGTTGATATTTTCGCTCGACCAGGGACGGGCCGGTAAGGCCGAGTTCCGCGATTTGGGCGATGGGATATTTTTAAAGGGGCAGAACGGCCGCGCGGTTATCCTTATCCACGGCTTGACCGGCACCCCGAATGAGATGAAGAGCCTGGGGATATCCCTGAACAGGAAGGGATATACCGTCGTATGCCCGCGCCTGAAGAACCATGGCGCGCCGCTCGATGTCTTGAAAGATATGACATGGGAAGATTTCTACCAGTCGGTCAAGGAAGCCTATATGAAGGTCAAGGATGACCATGAGTTCATAGCGGTCTCAGGGTTGTCTATGGGAGCTTTGCTGGCGCTTGTGCTAGCCGATGAATTTCCCGAAAAGATAAAAGGCGTATCGTGCCTTTCCCCGACGCTCTTCTATGACGGCTGGAACACGCCGTGGTATAATTTCTTTTTCCCCCTGGCTACCCATACCCCATTGAGGAATTTCTTCTATCATAAGGAGGACCCGCCGTACGGGGTGAAGAACAAAGAGATGCAGAAACGCCTGCATAACTACTATTCAACCGCGGTGATCAGCGATACCAGCAAGATAGCGGAATACGGTTATCCCTATTTCCCTGTCGTTCTGCTCTGCCAGCTTAAAGCGCTCGTCAGGCATGTAACCGCAAGGCTTAAGGATATAACCGTACCGGTCCAGTTGATACAGGCCAAAGACGATGATATATCGAGCGTAAAAAATTCCCAGTTCATTTATGACGGGGTCGGTTCGAAGACAAAAGAGATAGTGATGCTGTATGATTCCTACCATTGCATAACGGCTGACCAGGAGCGCAAGACCGTGACAGCCAGGGTGGAGGAGTTTTTCGAAAAAATACACAACGGAGACGCGAAATAA
- a CDS encoding RsmB/NOP family class I SAM-dependent RNA methyltransferase: MKAVFYELPAEFIEKLKKIYPGTFPKVFESFLHKKEQTFRVNYLKTGLAELKEDMDREGIRYRELHWPKGSFILRSEPKALHRSSLYTEGRVYMQNVSSMIPPLLLDPRRGEKILDLCAAPGAKTTQIASLSGGEAELVAVEKLEIRYQKLLATLKIQGADNARALLADGMGIGKEYPGYFDKVLVDAPCSGEALFYLRDPKTFKPWNRKRVADLEHTQKVLIYSGISALKPGGELVYSTCTFSPEENEEVVDWVLNKFERLHAVPVDIPLPNKVRGLTSWEGKRFLRDLGLALRILPNEYMEGFFLVKLRKK; the protein is encoded by the coding sequence GTGAAAGCCGTGTTCTACGAGCTGCCGGCGGAGTTCATAGAGAAGCTCAAAAAAATATACCCCGGGACCTTCCCTAAAGTATTCGAATCGTTCCTCCACAAAAAAGAACAGACCTTCAGGGTAAATTACCTTAAAACAGGACTGGCGGAACTTAAAGAGGACATGGACAGGGAAGGCATAAGGTACCGGGAACTCCATTGGCCGAAAGGGAGTTTCATCCTGCGGTCGGAGCCGAAAGCCCTCCATAGGAGCTCTCTGTACACCGAAGGCAGGGTATATATGCAGAATGTGTCGAGCATGATACCGCCGCTGCTCCTCGACCCGCGCAGGGGCGAAAAGATACTCGACCTGTGCGCCGCGCCCGGAGCGAAGACGACCCAGATAGCCTCGCTTAGCGGCGGGGAAGCGGAACTCGTCGCCGTCGAGAAATTGGAGATAAGGTACCAGAAGCTCTTGGCCACGCTGAAGATCCAAGGCGCCGATAACGCCAGGGCCCTTCTTGCGGACGGGATGGGGATAGGCAAGGAATATCCAGGATATTTCGACAAGGTCCTGGTCGACGCCCCGTGCTCCGGGGAGGCGCTCTTCTATTTGCGCGACCCGAAGACATTCAAGCCGTGGAACCGGAAGAGGGTGGCCGACCTCGAGCATACTCAGAAAGTCCTGATATATTCCGGGATCTCCGCGTTAAAGCCGGGCGGGGAATTGGTTTATTCGACCTGCACGTTCTCTCCGGAGGAGAACGAAGAGGTGGTAGACTGGGTCTTGAATAAATTTGAGCGCCTGCATGCCGTGCCTGTGGACATACCGCTGCCGAACAAGGTCCGCGGCCTTACGTCGTGGGAAGGAAAGAGGTTTTTAAGGGACCTTGGCCTGGCCCTTAGGATACTCCCGAACGAGTATATGGAGGGTTTTTTTCTGGTAAAATTAAGGAAAAAATAG
- the rlmB gene encoding 23S rRNA (guanosine(2251)-2'-O)-methyltransferase RlmB: MGRNNPVLLYGRNSILERMRANPKSLRMVMISENFDDAEIFEAAKLHRTPIKRVAEKELFKMKHSERLQGIIAEADPFEYSSFEGLLKREDGIKPTFIMLDGITDPQNLGAIIRTSACFGSFAIVIPERDSCDVNETVLNVASGGENYVRVCRINNLSNALIHAKEAGYWAAGAVVGGGEDLNKASFPFPLCLVLGSEGKGIHHGVSKHIELKVTLPMPGAALSFNVAISAAIFCYEIARQREAGKKQK; the protein is encoded by the coding sequence ATGGGAAGAAATAACCCGGTACTGCTTTACGGGAGGAACTCCATCCTCGAACGCATGAGGGCGAACCCGAAGAGCCTGAGGATGGTGATGATATCCGAAAATTTCGACGACGCGGAGATATTCGAGGCGGCGAAGCTCCACCGCACCCCGATAAAGCGGGTAGCCGAGAAGGAATTATTCAAGATGAAGCACAGCGAGCGCCTCCAGGGGATAATTGCCGAGGCTGATCCTTTCGAATATTCGTCCTTTGAAGGGCTCCTGAAGAGGGAAGACGGCATCAAGCCGACTTTCATCATGCTCGACGGGATCACTGACCCGCAGAACCTCGGCGCCATCATAAGGACCTCCGCGTGTTTCGGGAGTTTCGCGATAGTCATCCCGGAGCGGGACTCGTGCGACGTGAACGAGACGGTCCTGAACGTCGCTTCGGGCGGGGAGAATTATGTCCGGGTCTGCAGGATAAACAACCTCTCGAACGCCCTTATACACGCCAAGGAGGCGGGATATTGGGCGGCCGGCGCGGTGGTCGGGGGCGGCGAGGACCTCAATAAGGCCTCTTTCCCGTTCCCGCTTTGCCTCGTCCTCGGTTCCGAAGGCAAGGGCATACACCACGGCGTCTCGAAACATATCGAACTCAAGGTGACCCTGCCGATGCCCGGCGCGGCGCTCTCTTTTAATGTCGCGATCTCGGCGGCAATATTTTGTTACGAGATAGCCAGGCAGAGAGAGGCGGGGAAGAAACAGAAGTGA